From a single Mesorhizobium shangrilense genomic region:
- a CDS encoding homoserine kinase, which produces MAVYTDVTEGELGVFLKNYPVGNLLSYKGIAEGTENSNFLLHTSSGSYILTLYEKRVEKADLPFFLGLMGHLARKGISCPLPVTAHDGEVIGTLAGRPAVIITFLEGLSLRRPTSAHCAEVGKALAELHLAGADFSMRRPNALAIDGWRKLWDASRDRADEVEAGLAAEVDADFVDFGRNWPRDLPTGIIHADLFPDNVFFLGEKLSGLIDFYFACDDLYAYDVATCLNAWCFEKDFSFNLTKGTALLDGYQSVRPLSEAEKAALPMLARGSALRFMLTRLYDWLTVPDGGLVMKRDPTEYIRRMRFHRAIKSPSEYGLT; this is translated from the coding sequence ATGGCTGTCTATACCGATGTCACGGAAGGCGAGCTTGGCGTATTCCTGAAGAACTATCCGGTCGGCAATCTCCTGTCCTACAAGGGCATCGCCGAAGGCACCGAGAATTCGAACTTCCTGCTGCACACCTCTAGTGGGTCCTACATCCTGACGCTCTATGAAAAGCGCGTCGAGAAGGCGGATCTGCCGTTCTTCCTGGGCCTGATGGGCCATCTCGCCCGCAAGGGGATTTCATGCCCGCTTCCGGTGACGGCACATGATGGCGAGGTGATCGGGACACTTGCCGGGCGTCCGGCGGTCATCATCACTTTCCTCGAGGGGCTATCGCTGCGGCGCCCGACATCTGCGCATTGCGCTGAGGTCGGCAAGGCTTTGGCCGAACTGCATCTGGCTGGCGCGGACTTTTCGATGCGTCGGCCGAATGCGCTTGCCATCGACGGCTGGCGCAAGCTGTGGGACGCGTCTCGCGATCGCGCCGACGAGGTCGAGGCTGGACTGGCGGCCGAGGTCGATGCCGATTTCGTCGATTTCGGACGGAATTGGCCGAGAGACCTGCCCACCGGCATCATCCATGCCGATCTCTTCCCGGACAATGTTTTCTTCTTGGGTGAAAAGCTCTCCGGGCTGATCGATTTCTATTTCGCCTGCGATGATCTCTATGCCTACGATGTCGCCACCTGCCTCAACGCCTGGTGCTTCGAGAAGGATTTCTCCTTCAATCTGACCAAGGGCACGGCACTTCTTGATGGCTACCAGAGCGTTCGTCCCCTGAGCGAGGCGGAGAAGGCGGCGCTGCCGATGCTGGCGCGTGGCTCTGCGCTGCGCTTCATGCTGACCCGGCTCTATGACTGGCTGACGGTTCCCGACGGCGGTCTGGTCATGAAACGCGATCCGACCGAATATATCCGCAGGATGCGTTTCCATCGGGCCATCAAATCTCCATCCGAGTACGGACTGACATGA
- the ispH gene encoding 4-hydroxy-3-methylbut-2-enyl diphosphate reductase, with amino-acid sequence MPQPITKPPLTIRLCQPRGFCAGVDRAIQIVVLALKKYGAPVYVRHEIVHNRYVVEGLQSLGAVFIEELSEIPAEHRQSPVVFSAHGVPKSVPADAQARNLFYLDATCPLVSKVHKQAMRHQRLGRHVLLIGHAGHPEVIGTMGQLPEGTVTLVETEADAARLTPADPQALGFVTQTTLSVEDTAGIIRALKDRFPDLQAAAAESICYATTNRQEAVKETAAGADLFLIVGAPNSSNSRRLVEVAERAGASMSLLVQRASEIPWNDIAGISTLGLSAGASAPEIIVDEIIDAFRQRFDVTIDLAITATETEDFPVMRVLRDVELTAADMAFVNGAA; translated from the coding sequence ATGCCTCAGCCGATCACCAAGCCACCCCTGACGATCCGGCTCTGCCAGCCGCGCGGCTTCTGCGCCGGCGTCGATCGCGCCATCCAGATCGTCGTGCTGGCCTTGAAGAAATATGGCGCGCCGGTCTATGTCCGCCATGAGATCGTGCACAACCGCTATGTCGTCGAGGGGCTCCAGAGTCTCGGCGCGGTGTTCATCGAGGAACTGTCCGAGATACCCGCCGAGCATCGCCAGAGCCCGGTCGTGTTCTCCGCGCACGGTGTGCCGAAGTCGGTTCCCGCCGATGCGCAGGCGCGCAACCTCTTCTATCTCGACGCCACCTGTCCGCTGGTCTCGAAGGTTCACAAGCAGGCGATGCGACACCAGCGCCTTGGCCGACACGTGCTTCTGATCGGTCATGCCGGGCACCCGGAGGTGATCGGCACCATGGGACAACTGCCGGAAGGCACGGTCACGCTTGTCGAGACCGAAGCCGACGCCGCCAGGCTCACGCCCGCCGATCCGCAGGCGCTGGGGTTTGTCACCCAGACGACGCTGTCGGTCGAGGACACCGCCGGCATCATACGCGCGCTGAAAGACCGCTTTCCGGATTTGCAGGCGGCCGCGGCTGAATCGATCTGCTATGCCACCACCAATCGCCAGGAAGCGGTCAAGGAAACAGCGGCGGGCGCCGACCTGTTCCTGATCGTCGGCGCTCCCAATTCTTCCAATTCGCGGCGCCTTGTCGAAGTGGCGGAGCGCGCCGGCGCCTCGATGTCGCTTCTCGTACAGCGCGCCTCCGAGATTCCGTGGAATGACATTGCCGGCATTTCGACGCTCGGCCTGTCGGCTGGCGCGTCGGCGCCCGAAATCATCGTTGATGAGATCATCGATGCGTTCAGGCAGCGCTTCGATGTGACCATCGACCTGGCGATTACGGCGACGGAGACGGAGGATTTTCCGGTGATGAGAGTTCTGCGCGATGTCGAATTGACCGCGGCCGACATGGCCTTCGTCAACGGAGCCGCGTGA
- the ctaD gene encoding cytochrome c oxidase subunit I, whose product MADAAAHDGHDHKPYHGWVRWVYSTNHKDIGTLYLIFAIFAGIIGGALSVAIRMELQEPGIQIFSGLAQMVYGMNGDAAIDGGKSMYNAFATAHALIMIFFMVMPALIGGFANWMVPIMIGAPDMAFPRMNNISFWLLPPAFILLLTSMFMPSAPGAYGVGGGWTLYPPLSTSGQPGPAMDLAILSIHIAGASSILGAINFITTIFNMRAPGMTLHKMPLFAWSVLVTAFLLLLSLPVLAGAITMLLTDRNFGTAFFAPENGGDPLLFQHLFWFFGHPEVYILILPGFGIISHIVSTFSKKPVFGYLGMAYAMVAIGAVGFIVWAHHMYTTGLSLDTQRYFVFATMVIAVPTGVKIFSWIATMWGGSISFKTPMLWALGFIFLFTIGGVTGVQLANAGLDRSLHDTYFVIAHFHYVLSLGAVFAIFAGWYYWFPKMTGYMYSPVIANTHFWVTFVGVNLIFFPQHFLGLAGMPRRTIDYPDAFAGWNYVSSIGSYISAVGVAIFLYCVFEAFQKKRVAGANPWGEGATTLEWQLPSPPPFHQWEQLPKIK is encoded by the coding sequence ATGGCAGACGCTGCAGCTCACGACGGGCACGACCACAAGCCGTATCACGGCTGGGTCCGCTGGGTTTATTCGACCAACCACAAGGATATCGGCACGCTCTATCTGATCTTCGCTATCTTCGCGGGCATCATCGGCGGCGCGCTGTCCGTGGCTATCCGCATGGAGTTGCAGGAGCCGGGCATCCAGATATTCAGCGGCCTGGCGCAGATGGTCTATGGCATGAACGGTGATGCCGCGATCGACGGCGGCAAGAGCATGTACAATGCCTTCGCCACCGCGCACGCCCTGATCATGATCTTCTTCATGGTCATGCCGGCGCTCATCGGCGGCTTTGCCAACTGGATGGTGCCGATCATGATCGGCGCGCCGGACATGGCCTTCCCGCGCATGAACAACATCTCCTTCTGGCTGCTGCCGCCGGCTTTCATCCTGCTGCTCACCTCGATGTTCATGCCGAGCGCGCCGGGCGCCTATGGCGTCGGTGGCGGCTGGACGCTCTATCCGCCACTGTCGACCTCGGGCCAGCCCGGGCCGGCCATGGATCTGGCGATCCTTTCGATCCACATCGCCGGTGCGTCGTCGATCCTCGGTGCCATCAACTTCATCACCACCATCTTCAACATGCGCGCCCCTGGCATGACGTTGCACAAGATGCCGCTGTTTGCATGGTCGGTTCTGGTCACCGCCTTCCTGCTGCTGCTCTCGCTTCCGGTGCTCGCCGGGGCCATCACGATGCTGCTGACCGATCGCAATTTCGGCACAGCCTTCTTCGCGCCGGAGAATGGCGGCGATCCGCTCCTGTTCCAGCACCTGTTCTGGTTCTTTGGTCACCCGGAAGTGTACATTCTGATCCTGCCGGGCTTCGGCATCATCAGCCACATCGTCTCGACCTTCTCGAAGAAGCCGGTGTTTGGTTATCTCGGCATGGCCTACGCCATGGTTGCGATCGGCGCTGTGGGCTTCATCGTCTGGGCGCACCACATGTATACGACCGGCCTGTCGCTCGACACGCAGCGCTACTTCGTCTTCGCCACCATGGTTATCGCGGTGCCGACAGGCGTGAAGATCTTCTCCTGGATCGCGACGATGTGGGGTGGGTCGATTTCGTTCAAGACGCCGATGCTGTGGGCGCTGGGCTTCATCTTCCTGTTCACCATTGGTGGCGTCACCGGCGTCCAGCTGGCCAATGCCGGCCTCGACCGCTCGCTGCATGACACCTATTTCGTGATTGCGCACTTCCACTACGTGCTGTCGCTGGGCGCGGTGTTCGCCATCTTCGCTGGCTGGTACTACTGGTTCCCGAAGATGACCGGCTACATGTACTCGCCGGTGATCGCCAACACCCACTTCTGGGTCACGTTTGTCGGCGTCAACCTGATCTTCTTCCCGCAGCACTTCCTCGGTCTCGCAGGCATGCCGCGCCGCACCATCGATTATCCGGACGCGTTTGCCGGCTGGAACTATGTGTCGTCCATTGGCTCCTATATCTCGGCCGTCGGCGTCGCGATCTTCCTCTACTGCGTCTTCGAAGCCTTTCAGAAGAAGCGGGTGGCTGGCGCCAATCCGTGGGGCGAAGGCGCAACGACACTTGAATGGCAGCTGCCTTCGCCGCCGCCGTTCCACCAGTGGGAGCAGTTGCCGAAGATCAAGTAA
- a CDS encoding cytochrome c oxidase assembly protein translates to MGIEPVTNQAKRNSNRVVAAVCLAFFSGMIGMAYAAVPLYKMFCQATGYGGTTQRAEKQYAGRVLDREITVRFDANTAGVPWEFQPVQRSITMKIGETVQAHYQATNKFDRPVTGRATFNVQPELAGPYFNKVECFCFTDTTLKPGETLDMPVLFYVDPDIVNVPELKDVKTITLSYTMFPVEKNKPVASSEPVKGNSKTISNTEGNLGG, encoded by the coding sequence ATGGGCATCGAACCGGTGACAAATCAGGCCAAGAGGAACAGCAACCGCGTTGTCGCGGCGGTCTGTCTTGCCTTCTTCAGCGGCATGATCGGCATGGCCTATGCCGCGGTGCCGCTCTACAAGATGTTCTGCCAGGCGACTGGCTATGGCGGCACCACGCAACGTGCCGAGAAGCAGTATGCCGGCCGCGTGCTCGATCGTGAGATCACCGTTCGCTTCGACGCCAACACTGCCGGCGTGCCCTGGGAATTTCAGCCAGTCCAGCGCTCGATCACGATGAAGATTGGCGAGACGGTGCAGGCGCACTATCAGGCGACCAACAAGTTCGATCGGCCGGTTACCGGCCGTGCCACCTTCAACGTGCAGCCGGAACTGGCGGGTCCCTACTTCAACAAGGTCGAGTGCTTCTGCTTCACCGACACTACGCTGAAGCCCGGCGAGACGCTGGACATGCCGGTCCTGTTCTATGTGGACCCGGATATCGTGAATGTACCGGAACTGAAGGACGTGAAGACGATCACTCTGTCCTATACGATGTTCCCGGTTGAGAAGAACAAGCCGGTCGCGTCGTCGGAGCCGGTCAAGGGCAATAGCAAGACAATTTCGAATACCGAAGGAAATCTCGGGGGCTGA
- a CDS encoding DUF983 domain-containing protein: MSDDKAIWPPIEPISAGLHGRCPRCGEGRLFSGFLTVGKRCSNCGLDYSYADAGDGPAVFVILIIGFLIVGLALWVEVTLSPPLWLHLLVWIPLALVLCLTALRLIKGVLLTLQYANKAAEGRLDRDE; the protein is encoded by the coding sequence ATGAGCGACGACAAGGCGATCTGGCCACCGATAGAACCGATTTCGGCCGGGCTGCACGGCCGCTGCCCGCGCTGTGGCGAGGGCCGGCTCTTTTCCGGCTTCCTGACCGTCGGAAAGCGCTGCTCGAATTGCGGTCTCGACTATTCCTACGCCGATGCCGGCGACGGACCGGCGGTGTTCGTCATCCTGATCATCGGCTTCCTCATTGTTGGCCTTGCGCTTTGGGTCGAGGTGACGCTAAGCCCGCCGCTCTGGCTGCATTTGTTGGTCTGGATCCCGTTGGCCTTGGTGCTGTGTCTGACGGCACTTCGATTGATCAAGGGTGTGCTGCTCACCTTGCAATACGCCAACAAGGCAGCCGAGGGCCGGCTGGATCGCGACGAATGA
- a CDS encoding heme o synthase, whose protein sequence is MALADKTSIDEAAFRMSEATAGDFFALLKPRVMSLVVFTAFVGMVAAPVAINPLLAVIAILSIAIGAGASGALNMWYDADIDAVMTRTAGRPVPSGRIRPGEALAFGLVLSVLSVMTLGVLGNWLAATLLAFTIFFYAVVYTMWLKRWTPQNIVIGGAAGAFPPVIGWAAVTGSVSLESVILFLIIFLWTPPHFWALALFKSDDYGRAGIPMMPNVAGQASTRRQIFAYALLLAPVGVLPWMLGYTTPIYGVAAALLGIGFVWYAWKVLAMADDDRVMKPAKALFAYSLLYLFAIFAAYLADSVVERALAMGGA, encoded by the coding sequence ATGGCCCTTGCCGACAAAACCAGTATTGACGAAGCGGCCTTCCGCATGTCGGAAGCGACCGCGGGTGATTTCTTCGCCCTCCTGAAGCCGCGCGTCATGTCGCTCGTGGTGTTCACAGCCTTCGTCGGCATGGTTGCGGCGCCCGTGGCCATCAATCCGCTGCTGGCGGTCATTGCGATCCTGTCGATCGCCATCGGCGCCGGCGCGTCGGGCGCGCTCAACATGTGGTATGATGCCGACATCGATGCGGTGATGACGCGTACTGCAGGCCGTCCCGTCCCGTCTGGCCGCATCCGGCCCGGCGAGGCGCTAGCCTTTGGGCTGGTGCTGTCGGTGCTGTCGGTGATGACCCTTGGCGTGCTCGGCAACTGGCTGGCGGCGACGCTGCTCGCCTTCACCATCTTCTTCTATGCCGTCGTCTACACGATGTGGCTGAAGCGCTGGACGCCGCAGAACATCGTTATCGGCGGCGCCGCCGGAGCCTTTCCTCCCGTCATCGGCTGGGCCGCCGTGACCGGATCGGTCAGCCTGGAAAGCGTCATCCTGTTCCTGATCATCTTCCTGTGGACGCCGCCGCATTTCTGGGCGCTCGCATTGTTCAAGTCCGATGACTATGGGCGTGCCGGCATTCCGATGATGCCGAACGTGGCCGGACAGGCATCGACGCGCCGGCAGATTTTCGCCTACGCATTGCTTCTTGCCCCGGTTGGCGTGCTGCCGTGGATGCTTGGCTACACCACGCCGATCTATGGTGTGGCCGCCGCGCTGCTTGGGATTGGCTTTGTCTGGTATGCGTGGAAAGTGCTGGCGATGGCGGACGATGACCGCGTCATGAAACCGGCCAAGGCCTTGTTCGCCTATTCGCTGCTCTACCTCTTCGCCATTTTCGCGGCCTATCTGGCTGATAGCGTTGTCGAACGCGCACTTGCCATGGGCGGGGCATGA
- a CDS encoding SURF1 family protein, translated as MSGVSATIKGGSRPRQVLAIGLGLMVFFILLALGTWQVQRLYWKEGLLQTIEQRTHSAPVALADVEREFASTGDVDYTPVTVTGTFLHSGERHFYATWEEDAGFNVYTPLALEDGRFVLINRGFVPYDLKNAAKRLQGQVAGKVTITGLARNPLPGKPSMMLPDNDVPKNIFFWKDRDVMAASAGLPASAKLVPFFIDADKTPNPGGLPVGGVTIIDLPNSHLQYAMTWYGLAAALAGVLILRLRRPAKEERTLPMPLTGQG; from the coding sequence ATGAGCGGCGTGTCGGCGACCATCAAGGGCGGTTCGCGCCCCAGACAGGTTTTGGCGATCGGCCTTGGCCTCATGGTGTTTTTCATCCTGCTGGCACTCGGCACCTGGCAGGTGCAGCGCCTTTACTGGAAGGAAGGGCTTCTCCAGACCATCGAACAGCGGACCCACTCGGCACCTGTGGCGCTGGCCGATGTCGAGAGAGAGTTCGCCTCGACCGGCGACGTCGACTACACGCCGGTGACGGTGACCGGCACTTTCCTGCATTCGGGCGAGCGGCATTTCTACGCGACGTGGGAGGAGGATGCCGGTTTCAACGTCTACACGCCCCTTGCCCTGGAGGACGGACGTTTCGTTCTGATCAATCGCGGCTTCGTGCCCTATGATCTCAAGAACGCAGCCAAGCGCCTGCAGGGGCAAGTGGCCGGCAAGGTGACGATCACCGGGCTCGCCCGCAATCCATTGCCGGGCAAGCCGTCGATGATGCTTCCCGACAATGACGTGCCGAAGAACATCTTTTTCTGGAAAGACCGCGACGTGATGGCGGCGAGCGCCGGGCTGCCGGCGAGCGCCAAGCTGGTGCCTTTCTTCATCGACGCGGACAAGACGCCCAATCCTGGCGGTTTGCCGGTCGGAGGCGTCACCATCATCGACCTGCCGAACAGTCATCTGCAATACGCCATGACCTGGTACGGGCTGGCGGCCGCGCTTGCCGGCGTGCTCATCCTGCGGCTCCGCCGTCCCGCGAAAGAGGAACGAACGCTGCCGATGCCCTTGACAGGGCAGGGGTAG
- a CDS encoding cytochrome c oxidase subunit 3: MADAHAQHHDYHLVDPSPWPFLGSVGALVTAFGGVALMEHLKGGSFPIFGYNIANPWLFFIGMAIILYTMFAWWSDTIKEAHEGHHTRVVSLHLRYGMIMFIASEVMFFVAWFWAFFDASLFPSEAQQYARTAFTGGVWPPKGMEVLDPFHLPLYNTIILLLSGTTVTWAHHALLHGDRKGLINGLVLTVGLGMLFTMVQAYEYMHAPFAFRDSIYGATFFMATGFHGFHVIIGTIFLLVCLVRAMKGDFTPKQHFGFEAAAWYWHFVDVVWLFLFASIYVWASAGAVIEGH, translated from the coding sequence ATGGCAGACGCGCACGCACAACATCACGACTATCATCTCGTCGACCCGAGCCCATGGCCTTTCCTGGGGTCGGTCGGAGCGCTCGTAACTGCCTTTGGCGGTGTCGCCCTGATGGAGCACCTGAAGGGCGGCAGCTTCCCGATCTTCGGTTACAACATCGCCAATCCGTGGCTGTTCTTCATCGGCATGGCCATTATCCTGTACACGATGTTCGCCTGGTGGTCGGACACCATCAAGGAAGCGCATGAGGGCCACCATACGCGGGTCGTGTCGCTTCACCTGCGCTATGGCATGATCATGTTCATCGCCTCGGAGGTGATGTTCTTCGTTGCCTGGTTCTGGGCCTTCTTCGACGCCAGCCTGTTCCCGAGCGAGGCCCAGCAATATGCCCGCACGGCATTCACCGGCGGTGTCTGGCCGCCGAAGGGCATGGAGGTTCTCGATCCCTTCCACCTGCCGCTCTACAACACGATCATCCTGCTGCTGTCGGGAACGACGGTCACCTGGGCGCACCACGCGCTCCTGCATGGCGACCGCAAGGGCCTGATCAACGGTCTGGTGCTCACCGTTGGCCTCGGCATGCTGTTCACCATGGTGCAGGCCTACGAATACATGCACGCGCCATTCGCGTTCAGGGATTCCATCTACGGCGCGACCTTCTTCATGGCCACCGGCTTCCACGGCTTCCACGTCATCATCGGCACGATCTTCCTGCTGGTCTGCCTGGTCCGCGCCATGAAAGGCGACTTCACGCCCAAGCAGCATTTCGGCTTCGAGGCGGCCGCCTGGTACTGGCATTTCGTCGACGTGGTCTGGCTGTTCCTGTTCGCATCGATCTACGTCTGGGCATCGGCCGGCGCGGTGATCGAAGGCCACTGA